In one Streptomyces sp. NBC_01241 genomic region, the following are encoded:
- a CDS encoding penicillin-binding transpeptidase domain-containing protein: protein MNKPLRRIAIFCGLLVLALLVRVNWLQYVRADELNANKHNRRVQIERYAHERGNIIVDGNPVTGSVETKGSDFKYKRVWKNGPMWAPVTGYSSQAFDASQLENIEDGILTGNSDQLFFDRTLSLFTGEKKTGGNIVTTLNAAAQKAAFKGLGNKKGAVAALDPQTGAILALVSTPSYDPSVFAGNSLKDAEARQQLLNDKDKPMLNRALRETYPPGSTFKVVTAAAALENGLYTSIDEATRSPLPYRLPQTTGNLENEGNIPCKNASLREALRWSCNTVFGKISDDLGNQKMIDEANKFGFNKEIFTPVRADASVYPKDNRPQNAMAGIGQASNRATPLQMAMVAAAVANDGKLMQPYMVAERQAPGLDPIYTHEKEQFSQPLSGENAQKLQQMMETVVANGTGQNAKIPGVTVGGKTGTAQHGLNNSEKPYAWFISYAKTGSGSPVAVAVVVEDGQANRDDISGGGLAAPIAQAVMKAVIDSRR, encoded by the coding sequence GTGAACAAGCCCCTTCGCAGGATCGCGATCTTCTGCGGGCTGCTCGTCCTCGCTCTCCTGGTCCGTGTCAACTGGCTCCAGTACGTGCGTGCCGACGAACTGAACGCGAACAAGCACAACCGCCGCGTCCAGATCGAGCGGTACGCACACGAGCGCGGCAACATCATCGTCGACGGAAACCCCGTCACCGGGTCCGTCGAGACCAAGGGCAGCGACTTCAAGTACAAGAGGGTCTGGAAGAACGGCCCCATGTGGGCGCCCGTGACCGGCTACTCCTCGCAGGCGTTCGACGCGTCGCAGCTGGAGAACATCGAGGACGGAATCCTCACCGGCAACAGCGACCAGCTGTTCTTCGACCGCACGCTGTCCCTCTTCACCGGTGAGAAGAAGACCGGCGGCAACATCGTCACCACTCTCAACGCCGCCGCCCAGAAGGCCGCCTTCAAGGGGCTCGGCAACAAGAAGGGTGCCGTAGCCGCGCTCGACCCGCAGACCGGCGCCATCCTGGCCCTCGTCAGCACCCCTTCGTACGACCCCTCGGTCTTCGCGGGCAATTCCCTCAAGGACGCGGAAGCCCGGCAGCAGCTCCTGAACGACAAGGACAAGCCGATGCTCAACCGGGCATTGCGCGAGACCTACCCGCCGGGCTCGACGTTCAAGGTCGTCACCGCCGCGGCCGCGCTGGAGAACGGGCTGTACACCAGCATCGACGAGGCCACCAGATCGCCGCTGCCCTACCGGCTCCCGCAGACCACCGGCAACCTGGAGAACGAGGGCAACATCCCGTGCAAAAACGCCTCGCTCCGGGAAGCACTGCGGTGGTCCTGCAACACCGTCTTCGGCAAGATCAGCGATGACCTCGGTAACCAGAAGATGATCGACGAGGCCAATAAGTTCGGCTTCAACAAGGAAATCTTCACTCCGGTACGTGCCGACGCCAGCGTCTATCCCAAGGACAACCGGCCGCAGAACGCCATGGCCGGGATCGGCCAGGCGTCCAACCGCGCCACCCCGCTGCAGATGGCGATGGTCGCCGCCGCGGTCGCCAACGACGGCAAGCTGATGCAGCCGTACATGGTCGCCGAGCGCCAGGCCCCCGGCCTGGATCCGATCTACACCCACGAGAAGGAGCAGTTCAGCCAGCCCCTCTCGGGTGAAAACGCCCAGAAGCTCCAGCAGATGATGGAGACCGTCGTCGCGAACGGCACAGGGCAGAACGCCAAGATCCCGGGCGTCACCGTCGGCGGCAAGACGGGTACGGCCCAGCACGGTCTGAACAACAGCGAGAAGCCGTACGCCTGGTTCATCTCGTACGCCAAGACCGGCAGCGGCTCCCCGGTCGCCGTCGCCGTGGTCGTCGAGGACGGCCAGGCCAACCGTGACGACATCTCCGGTGGTGGTCTGGCCGCCCCGATCGCGCAGGCTGTGATGAAGGCGGTCATCGACAGCAGGAGGTGA
- the pknB gene encoding Stk1 family PASTA domain-containing Ser/Thr kinase, with the protein MEEPRRLGGRYELGSVLGRGGMAEVYLAHDTRLGRTVAVKTLRADLARDPSFQARFRREAQSAASLNHPAIVAVYDTGEDYVDGVSIPYIVMEYVDGSTLRELLHSGRRLLPERTLEMTVGILQALEYSHRAGIVHRDIKPANVMLTRTGQVKVMDFGIARAMGDSGMTMTQTSAVIGTAQYLSPEQAKGEQVDARSDLYSTGCLLYELLTVRPPFIGDSPVAVAYQHVREEPQPPSNFDPEITPEMDAIVLKALTKDPDYRYQSADEMRADIEACLDGQPVAATAAMGAPGYGGYDGYGNDQPTTALRATDQNGAPTSMLPPVNPDDGGYGYDDRPDRRRQKKSNISTILLIVAGVLVLIGAILIGRQLFSDTNNDSSKVDVPNMVGLTVQQAEKHAENADVVLKVDSNEPCEDQPKGKICSQTPTTADGKMAKKDTVTVVVSTGAPKVEVPAVVEKTEATARKELEDKGFTVNVTAVESEMTEGTVIKQDPEGGAKAEKNSEVTITVAKQALLELPDVRTRTYQDAEAQLRGIGFTTISRVDIDSPQAVDIVVEQSPGVGKQAKDAPIVLKVSKGPPQPEQTTVPDLQGKTLGETKDLLAGASLQLGQVDGPNDDNARVVLYQPQVGQQVDKNSAVSVRTVQGGGDGNIFGGPSGSRRH; encoded by the coding sequence ATGGAAGAGCCGCGTCGCCTCGGCGGCCGGTACGAGCTGGGCTCGGTGCTCGGCCGTGGTGGCATGGCCGAGGTCTACCTCGCACACGACACCCGGCTCGGCCGCACCGTAGCTGTGAAGACGCTGCGGGCCGACCTGGCCCGCGACCCGTCCTTCCAGGCCCGGTTCCGCCGTGAGGCCCAGTCCGCCGCCTCGCTCAACCACCCGGCGATCGTCGCGGTCTACGACACCGGCGAGGATTACGTCGACGGGGTCTCCATCCCGTACATCGTCATGGAGTACGTCGACGGATCGACGCTCAGGGAACTTCTGCACTCCGGCCGCAGGCTGCTGCCCGAGCGCACCCTTGAGATGACCGTCGGCATCCTCCAGGCACTGGAGTACTCGCACCGCGCGGGCATCGTCCACCGCGACATCAAGCCGGCGAACGTCATGCTGACGCGCACCGGCCAGGTCAAGGTCATGGACTTCGGCATCGCCCGCGCCATGGGCGACTCCGGCATGACGATGACCCAGACCTCGGCCGTCATCGGCACCGCCCAGTACCTCTCCCCGGAGCAGGCCAAGGGCGAGCAGGTCGACGCGCGTTCCGACCTGTACTCGACCGGCTGCCTGCTCTACGAGCTGCTGACGGTCCGGCCGCCGTTCATCGGGGACTCACCCGTCGCGGTCGCCTACCAGCACGTACGGGAAGAGCCGCAGCCGCCGAGCAACTTCGACCCCGAGATCACGCCCGAGATGGACGCGATCGTGTTGAAGGCCCTGACCAAGGACCCCGACTACCGCTACCAGTCGGCCGACGAGATGCGCGCCGACATCGAGGCCTGCCTCGACGGCCAGCCGGTCGCCGCCACCGCGGCGATGGGCGCGCCCGGTTACGGCGGCTACGACGGATACGGCAACGACCAGCCGACCACCGCACTGCGTGCCACGGACCAGAACGGCGCACCCACGTCCATGCTGCCCCCGGTCAACCCGGACGACGGCGGCTACGGCTACGACGACCGACCGGACCGCAGGCGCCAGAAGAAGAGCAACATCTCGACGATCCTGCTGATCGTCGCGGGCGTCCTGGTGCTGATCGGCGCGATCCTGATCGGCCGGCAGCTTTTCAGCGACACCAACAACGACAGCAGCAAGGTCGATGTGCCGAACATGGTCGGCTTGACCGTGCAGCAGGCAGAGAAACACGCGGAGAACGCCGACGTCGTCCTCAAGGTCGACTCGAACGAACCCTGCGAGGACCAGCCCAAGGGCAAGATCTGCAGCCAGACCCCGACCACTGCGGACGGCAAGATGGCGAAGAAGGACACCGTCACGGTCGTCGTCTCCACCGGCGCGCCGAAGGTCGAGGTCCCGGCCGTCGTGGAGAAGACCGAGGCGACCGCCCGTAAGGAGCTTGAGGACAAGGGCTTCACCGTGAACGTCACCGCGGTCGAGTCCGAAATGACCGAGGGTACCGTCATCAAGCAGGACCCCGAGGGCGGCGCCAAGGCCGAGAAGAACTCCGAGGTCACGATCACGGTCGCCAAGCAGGCCCTGCTGGAACTCCCCGACGTTCGCACCCGCACGTACCAGGATGCAGAGGCCCAGCTCAGGGGCATCGGGTTCACAACCATCTCGCGTGTCGACATCGACTCGCCCCAGGCGGTGGACATCGTGGTCGAGCAGTCCCCCGGAGTCGGCAAGCAGGCCAAGGACGCCCCGATCGTCCTGAAGGTCTCGAAGGGCCCGCCGCAGCCGGAGCAGACCACGGTTCCCGACCTGCAGGGCAAGACCCTCGGCGAGACGAAGGACCTGCTGGCCGGGGCGAGCCTGCAGCTCGGCCAGGTGGACGGGCCGAATGACGACAACGCCAGAGTCGTCCTCTACCAGCCCCAAGTGGGCCAGCAGGTCGACAAGAACAGCGCGGTCAGCGTCCGGACCGTGCAGGGCGGTGGAGACGGCAACATCTTCGGCGGCCCGTCCGGCTCACGCCGGCACTGA
- a CDS encoding restriction endonuclease gives MNVINDAVLLVINDAVLLESRSLRASIVERTEALDRVKVLSLLPDGMHVTTAMVAAYFQVGIKAIESLVVDHRQELEANGYRVLTGTELTSFKEVSGIQSRSRALALYSRRTVLNVAMLLRDSEVARQTRTYLLDMEYVARNQPVDNSVHRGPESLDDRIDRRITHILGTTVVPMFNALIEASGEHLKELISLRDDVAKVEQKLCNHHHRLRHLEHAQGPRPYTGIMASIDAMNWREFEHHVAVLLRRDGCTDVVVHGGPGDRGVDVTAVTADGRSIVVQCKSFAPYRPVWSGELQKFLGASFVQHGADVALFVATTSFTPDARAIAETYGITLVDRAHLEKWSAGVPLRILR, from the coding sequence ATGAACGTGATCAACGATGCAGTACTGCTCGTGATCAACGATGCAGTACTGCTGGAGTCGAGGTCTCTACGAGCAAGCATCGTGGAGCGAACGGAAGCGCTGGACAGGGTCAAAGTGCTATCCCTGCTGCCGGACGGTATGCATGTCACGACTGCGATGGTGGCAGCGTACTTCCAGGTCGGCATCAAAGCGATCGAATCCCTGGTAGTCGACCACCGACAGGAACTGGAAGCCAACGGCTACCGAGTTTTGACAGGTACAGAACTGACCTCCTTCAAGGAGGTCAGTGGGATTCAGTCCCGGTCAAGAGCCCTCGCGCTCTACTCAAGGCGCACCGTCCTCAACGTCGCCATGCTCCTCCGGGACAGCGAAGTCGCACGTCAGACACGTACATATCTGCTCGATATGGAGTACGTGGCACGGAATCAGCCTGTGGATAACTCTGTCCACAGGGGACCGGAGTCCCTCGACGACCGCATCGACCGACGCATCACCCACATCCTCGGGACGACCGTCGTCCCCATGTTCAACGCCCTCATCGAGGCCTCCGGTGAGCACCTCAAGGAGCTGATCTCGCTCCGGGACGACGTTGCGAAAGTCGAGCAGAAGCTCTGCAATCACCATCACCGACTGAGGCACCTTGAGCACGCCCAGGGCCCGCGCCCGTACACCGGAATCATGGCGTCCATCGACGCCATGAACTGGCGGGAGTTCGAGCACCACGTCGCCGTACTGCTCCGCCGCGACGGCTGCACGGACGTCGTGGTGCACGGCGGCCCCGGCGACCGAGGCGTGGATGTCACAGCGGTGACCGCGGACGGCCGCAGCATCGTCGTGCAGTGCAAGAGCTTCGCGCCCTACCGTCCGGTGTGGAGCGGAGAGCTGCAGAAGTTCCTCGGCGCCTCTTTCGTCCAGCACGGGGCCGATGTGGCTCTCTTCGTCGCCACGACGTCCTTCACACCCGACGCACGCGCCATCGCCGAGACCTACGGCATCACCCTCGTCGACCGCGCTCACCTCGAAAAGTGGAGCGCCGGAGTACCGCTGCGGATCCTGAGGTAG
- a CDS encoding class E sortase has translation MAARTEHEERIGESAPPPRRRDRHPVATAVSFFGELLITAGLVLGLFVVYSLWWTNVLADREASKQGHTVRDRWAGGPGALDTKDGIGFLHVPSMKNGEVLVKKGTDTENLNNGIAGYYTDPVKSALPWDKKGNFTLAAHRDGHGAKFHNIDKVKTGDAVVFETRDTWYVYKVFKELPETSKYNVDVLQAVPKGSGAKKPGRYVTLTTCTPVYTSKYRYIVWGELVRTEKVDKDRTKPAELRQS, from the coding sequence GTGGCAGCGAGGACCGAGCACGAAGAGCGAATCGGGGAGTCCGCGCCCCCGCCGCGGCGCAGAGACCGCCATCCCGTCGCGACGGCGGTCAGTTTCTTCGGCGAACTGCTGATCACCGCAGGCCTGGTGCTGGGTCTCTTCGTCGTCTACTCCCTCTGGTGGACGAACGTGCTCGCCGACCGCGAGGCCTCCAAGCAGGGCCACACTGTCCGGGACCGCTGGGCGGGCGGACCGGGTGCGCTGGACACCAAGGACGGCATCGGCTTCCTGCACGTTCCGTCGATGAAGAACGGCGAGGTGCTCGTCAAGAAGGGCACCGACACCGAGAACCTCAACAACGGCATCGCGGGTTACTACACGGACCCGGTGAAGTCGGCTCTCCCCTGGGACAAGAAGGGCAACTTCACGCTGGCGGCGCACCGCGACGGGCACGGTGCCAAGTTCCACAACATCGACAAGGTGAAGACGGGTGACGCGGTCGTCTTCGAGACCAGGGACACCTGGTACGTCTACAAGGTCTTCAAGGAGCTTCCCGAGACGTCCAAGTACAACGTCGATGTACTGCAGGCGGTGCCGAAGGGATCGGGCGCGAAGAAGCCCGGCCGCTACGTCACGCTGACGACCTGCACACCGGTCTACACGTCGAAGTACCGCTACATCGTGTGGGGCGAGCTGGTGCGTACGGAGAAGGTGGACAAGGACCGCACGAAGCCGGCGGAGCTGCGGCAATCGTGA
- a CDS encoding class E sortase, translating to MTALRPEHDAGQDGPYEQGAYEAAGAFEAAVDQLADPLNDPLPGQHASQWSSSDGIPSEEPGRGLHRAPDQPSPAQPQGPAHSQAPQGAQTPEQTPREWYDPEGFERDWYGQQAPAQVPRAQPAPVPLPPDDETVGLRAAAARHLADQALTVRQPVFVPEPEPEPEPEPEPEPEPVSGLGSESGAGPEKADPEPRTGGRAERRRAAKGRGRRRAEPRPESAASATASASAAKPMSRVEARRAARAAKDSPAVVASRVVGELFISLGVLMLLFVTYQLWWTNVRADQYAGKETHKIQDDWAKGDRNPGVFEAGQGFAIIHIPKLDVVAPIAEGISKEKVLDRGMVGHYSEGTLRTAMPSAKKGNFALAGHRNTHGEPFRYINRLRPGDLIVVETQDAYYTYEATRTLPQTSPSNVSVIGPVPPGSGFTGPGRYITLTTCTPEFTSTYRLIVWGKMVDERPRSKGKPDALVG from the coding sequence GTGACCGCACTCCGTCCCGAGCACGACGCCGGACAGGACGGCCCGTACGAGCAAGGAGCGTACGAGGCCGCGGGCGCGTTCGAGGCGGCGGTCGACCAGCTGGCGGATCCGCTGAACGATCCGCTGCCCGGGCAGCATGCCTCGCAGTGGTCCTCCTCCGACGGCATCCCGTCGGAGGAGCCGGGGCGGGGACTGCACCGGGCGCCGGATCAGCCATCCCCGGCGCAGCCGCAAGGGCCGGCCCACTCACAGGCGCCACAAGGGGCGCAGACGCCCGAACAGACCCCGCGGGAGTGGTACGACCCCGAGGGGTTCGAGCGGGACTGGTACGGGCAGCAGGCGCCCGCGCAGGTACCCCGAGCGCAGCCCGCCCCCGTTCCCCTCCCGCCGGACGACGAGACGGTCGGACTGCGGGCTGCGGCCGCGCGTCACCTGGCCGATCAGGCGTTGACGGTCCGGCAGCCGGTTTTTGTGCCGGAGCCGGAGCCGGAGCCGGAGCCGGAGCCGGAGCCGGAGCCGGAGCCGGTGTCGGGCCTGGGTTCGGAGTCGGGCGCGGGACCCGAGAAGGCCGATCCGGAACCGCGCACCGGAGGCCGTGCCGAGCGCCGACGCGCCGCGAAGGGGCGTGGCCGCCGACGTGCCGAACCGCGGCCGGAATCCGCGGCGTCGGCCACGGCATCTGCGTCGGCCGCCAAACCGATGTCGCGCGTCGAGGCACGACGCGCGGCGCGCGCGGCCAAGGACAGCCCGGCCGTTGTCGCCAGCCGGGTCGTCGGAGAGCTGTTCATCTCGCTCGGTGTGCTGATGCTGCTGTTCGTCACGTACCAACTGTGGTGGACGAATGTGCGCGCCGACCAGTACGCCGGCAAGGAGACGCACAAGATCCAGGACGACTGGGCGAAGGGCGACCGCAACCCGGGTGTGTTCGAGGCGGGGCAGGGATTCGCCATCATCCACATCCCCAAACTGGATGTGGTCGCTCCGATCGCCGAGGGCATCAGCAAGGAAAAGGTCCTCGACCGGGGCATGGTCGGCCACTACAGCGAGGGCACGCTGCGCACCGCGATGCCGTCCGCGAAGAAGGGCAACTTCGCGCTGGCGGGCCACCGCAACACGCACGGCGAGCCGTTCCGCTACATCAACAGGCTGCGCCCCGGTGACCTGATCGTGGTCGAGACGCAGGACGCGTACTACACGTACGAGGCGACGAGGACCCTTCCGCAGACTTCGCCGTCCAACGTCTCGGTGATCGGCCCGGTTCCGCCCGGTTCGGGGTTCACCGGGCCGGGGCGGTACATCACTCTGACGACCTGTACGCCGGAATTCACGAGTACGTACCGTCTGATCGTCTGGGGCAAGATGGTCGACGAACGACCGCGCAGCAAGGGCAAGCCCGACGCGCTCGTCGGCTGA
- a CDS encoding aminodeoxychorismate/anthranilate synthase component II has translation MSARILVVDNYDSFVFNLVQYLYQLGAECEVLRNDEVTTAHAQDGFDGVLLSPGPGTPEQAGVCVEMVRHCAATGVPVFGVCLGMQSMAVAYGGVVDRAPELLHGKTSLVTHEGTGVFTGLPSPFTATRYHSLAAEPDTVPAELEVTARTADGIIMGLRHRELAVEGVQFHPESVLTEHGHLMLANWLAQCGDTGAVARSAGLAPVVGKAVA, from the coding sequence GTGAGTGCCCGCATCCTCGTCGTGGACAACTACGACAGCTTCGTCTTCAACCTCGTCCAGTACCTCTACCAGCTCGGCGCCGAGTGCGAAGTGCTGCGCAACGACGAGGTGACCACGGCACACGCCCAGGACGGCTTCGACGGGGTGCTGCTGTCGCCCGGCCCCGGCACCCCGGAGCAGGCGGGTGTCTGCGTGGAGATGGTCCGCCACTGCGCGGCCACGGGCGTCCCGGTCTTCGGGGTCTGCCTCGGGATGCAGTCGATGGCCGTGGCGTACGGCGGTGTGGTGGACCGCGCCCCGGAGCTGCTGCACGGCAAGACCTCGCTGGTGACCCATGAGGGCACCGGGGTCTTCACCGGCCTGCCGTCCCCCTTCACCGCGACCCGCTACCACTCGCTCGCCGCCGAACCCGACACGGTGCCGGCGGAGCTGGAGGTGACCGCGCGCACGGCCGACGGCATCATCATGGGGCTGCGCCACCGGGAACTGGCGGTGGAGGGTGTGCAGTTCCACCCGGAGTCGGTGCTGACCGAGCACGGCCATCTGATGCTGGCCAACTGGCTGGCGCAGTGCGGCGACACAGGAGCCGTCGCGAGGTCGGCGGGGCTCGCGCCGGTGGTGGGCAAGGCCGTCGCGTGA
- a CDS encoding class E sortase — MSVRLIVRTFSELCITVGALIVLFVVYVLFWTGVKAADATEGQIDTLQNQWARGAVSAPAPGASPAPGTSPTPSAQPAPAAYRDGKPFAMLYIPRFGKGWEWPVLENTEVRTLQKGLGHYRGTARLGATGNFAVAGHRRTYGDPFKDFPKLRPGDAVLLTDGTTWFTYRIDKKPYRTVPSDIGVIDPVPRKSGFDGPGRYLTLTTCDPEWGSSHRLIAWAHLDATQPVSDGRPAAFHS, encoded by the coding sequence GTGTCGGTGCGACTGATCGTGAGGACGTTCAGCGAACTCTGCATCACCGTCGGTGCCCTGATTGTGCTCTTTGTGGTGTACGTGCTGTTCTGGACCGGCGTGAAGGCCGCCGACGCGACCGAGGGACAGATCGACACCCTGCAGAACCAGTGGGCGCGGGGCGCGGTGTCCGCCCCCGCGCCGGGCGCGTCCCCGGCGCCGGGCACCTCCCCGACACCGTCGGCGCAGCCCGCCCCCGCGGCGTACCGCGACGGCAAGCCGTTCGCGATGCTGTACATCCCCCGCTTCGGCAAGGGCTGGGAGTGGCCCGTCCTGGAGAACACCGAGGTCAGGACCTTGCAGAAGGGGCTCGGCCACTACCGCGGGACCGCTCGCCTCGGCGCGACGGGCAACTTCGCCGTGGCCGGACACCGTCGCACGTACGGGGACCCGTTCAAGGACTTCCCGAAGCTGCGCCCGGGCGACGCGGTGCTGCTGACGGACGGGACGACGTGGTTCACGTACCGCATCGACAAGAAGCCCTACCGGACGGTGCCGAGCGACATCGGGGTCATCGATCCCGTACCCCGCAAGTCCGGTTTCGACGGGCCCGGCCGCTATCTGACGCTGACCACCTGCGACCCCGAGTGGGGCAGCAGCCACCGGCTGATCGCCTGGGCGCACCTCGACGCGACCCAGCCCGTGAGCGACGGCAGGCCGGCGGCTTTCCACAGCTGA
- a CDS encoding DUF881 domain-containing protein — protein sequence MSNSADSSRGPVRRTFRHPVRVLTAAVFALAGLIFVTSANTAKGTNIRTDSSLLKLSDLIQQRSGKNAHLDETNATARGDIDALVRRDRGSTEAEDARLKELARAAGTTELSGRSVSVTLNDAPLGATANPGYPDPQPNDLVIHQQDLQAVVNALWQGGAQGIQVMDQRLISTSAVRCVGNTLILQGRVYSPPYKITAVGDPAALKQALDDSQAISNYLLYVKAYGLGWKVDEHEAVTLPGYSGTVDLHYAEPSK from the coding sequence TTGAGCAATTCTGCCGACTCCTCCCGAGGACCGGTCCGGCGCACCTTCCGGCACCCGGTCCGGGTGCTCACCGCCGCTGTCTTCGCCCTTGCCGGACTGATCTTCGTCACCAGCGCCAACACGGCCAAGGGCACCAACATCCGCACGGACTCTTCGCTGCTGAAGCTCTCCGACCTCATCCAGCAGCGCAGCGGCAAGAACGCCCACCTGGACGAGACCAATGCCACCGCGCGCGGGGACATCGACGCCCTCGTGCGGCGCGACCGCGGCAGCACCGAGGCGGAGGACGCCCGGCTCAAGGAGCTCGCGCGTGCCGCGGGCACCACAGAGCTCTCCGGCCGGTCCGTGTCCGTCACACTCAATGATGCACCGCTGGGCGCCACCGCGAACCCCGGCTACCCCGACCCGCAACCCAACGACCTGGTCATTCACCAGCAGGACCTGCAGGCGGTCGTCAACGCCCTCTGGCAGGGCGGTGCCCAGGGCATCCAGGTCATGGACCAGCGGCTCATCTCCACCAGCGCGGTCCGCTGCGTCGGCAACACCCTGATCCTCCAGGGCCGTGTCTACTCCCCGCCGTACAAGATCACCGCAGTGGGTGACCCGGCCGCGCTCAAGCAGGCCCTCGACGACTCCCAGGCGATCAGCAACTACCTGCTGTACGTGAAGGCATATGGGCTCGGCTGGAAAGTCGACGAGCACGAGGCGGTGACTCTTCCCGGCTACTCGGGCACAGTGGATCTCCACTATGCGGAGCCGTCGAAGTAG
- the crgA gene encoding cell division protein CrgA, translating to MPKSRIRKKADFTPPPAKQATNIKLTSRSWVAPVMLALFLIGLAWIVVFYVTDGDLPIKSLGNWNIVVGFGFIAGGFGVSTQWK from the coding sequence GTGCCGAAGTCACGTATCCGCAAGAAGGCCGACTTCACGCCCCCTCCGGCGAAGCAGGCAACCAACATTAAGCTGACCAGCCGCAGCTGGGTGGCGCCGGTGATGCTGGCGCTCTTCCTGATCGGTCTGGCCTGGATCGTCGTTTTCTATGTGACCGACGGCGATCTGCCGATCAAGTCGCTGGGGAACTGGAACATCGTCGTCGGCTTCGGCTTCATCGCCGGCGGCTTCGGTGTCTCCACGCAGTGGAAGTAG
- a CDS encoding rhomboid family intramembrane serine protease, which produces MDQQPPGDQDRSAATDGSLSCYRHPGRGTHIRCTRCDRPICPECMVNASVGFQCPDCARQGAGTGHGPGAARPRTVAGAPITADPRLITKILLALNVAVFIVVYVKGSLLQDLTLLGRANFYYGGPPEGVAEGQWYRLVTSMFLHQEVWHIAFNMLGLWWLGGPLEAALGRARYLTLYLLSGLAGSALTYWLAAPNQPSLGASGAIFGLLGATAVLMRRLNYDMRPVFALLAVNLVITFNPWGGIAWQAHVGGLIAGTLIAIGMVHAPRERRALVQYGTCALVLATVVAIVVARTAALT; this is translated from the coding sequence ATGGACCAGCAGCCGCCGGGGGACCAGGACCGGTCCGCCGCCACGGACGGCTCGCTCAGCTGCTACCGCCACCCCGGTCGCGGTACGCACATCCGCTGCACCCGCTGCGACCGCCCGATCTGCCCCGAGTGCATGGTCAACGCCTCGGTCGGCTTCCAGTGCCCGGACTGCGCCCGCCAGGGAGCCGGTACGGGACACGGCCCGGGCGCCGCCCGGCCGCGCACGGTCGCCGGCGCCCCCATCACGGCCGACCCCCGGCTCATCACCAAGATCCTGCTCGCTCTCAATGTCGCCGTGTTCATCGTGGTGTACGTGAAGGGGTCGCTGCTCCAGGACCTGACGCTCCTCGGCCGGGCCAACTTCTACTACGGCGGCCCGCCGGAGGGTGTTGCGGAGGGCCAGTGGTACCGGCTGGTGACGTCGATGTTCCTGCACCAGGAGGTGTGGCACATCGCGTTCAACATGCTGGGACTGTGGTGGCTCGGCGGCCCCTTGGAGGCGGCGCTCGGCCGCGCCCGCTACCTCACGCTCTATCTGCTCTCCGGCCTGGCGGGCAGCGCTCTCACCTACTGGCTCGCCGCACCGAATCAGCCCTCGCTCGGCGCCTCCGGCGCCATCTTCGGCCTGCTGGGCGCCACCGCCGTGCTCATGCGCAGGCTCAACTACGACATGCGCCCGGTCTTCGCGCTTCTCGCGGTGAACCTGGTCATCACCTTCAACCCCTGGGGCGGAATCGCCTGGCAGGCACATGTCGGCGGTCTGATCGCGGGCACGCTGATCGCGATCGGCATGGTGCACGCACCCCGCGAGCGGCGCGCACTGGTGCAGTACGGCACCTGCGCCCTGGTCCTGGCGACTGTGGTCGCCATCGTCGTCGCCAGAACAGCCGCGCTGACCTGA
- a CDS encoding peptidylprolyl isomerase: protein MAEQLYATLKTNQGDIEIRLLPNHAPKTVKNFVELAQGEREWTHPETGKKSTDRLYDGTVFHRVISGFMIQGGDPLGNGTGGPGYEFGDEFHPDLGFNKPYLLAMANAGPGTNGSQFFVTVSPTAWLTGKHTIFGDVVDPASQKVVDAIAATKTNSRTDRPLQDVVIESVVIENR, encoded by the coding sequence GTGGCCGAGCAGCTTTACGCCACCTTGAAGACCAATCAGGGCGACATCGAGATCCGGCTCCTGCCGAACCACGCGCCCAAGACGGTCAAGAACTTCGTCGAGCTCGCCCAGGGCGAGCGTGAGTGGACGCATCCCGAGACCGGTAAGAAGTCCACGGACCGGCTGTACGACGGCACCGTCTTCCACCGCGTCATCAGCGGCTTCATGATCCAGGGCGGTGACCCGCTGGGCAACGGCACCGGTGGCCCGGGGTACGAGTTCGGTGACGAGTTCCACCCCGACCTCGGCTTCAACAAGCCGTACCTGCTGGCCATGGCCAACGCCGGCCCGGGCACCAACGGCTCGCAGTTCTTCGTGACCGTCTCGCCGACAGCCTGGCTGACCGGCAAGCACACCATCTTCGGCGATGTCGTCGACCCCGCCAGCCAGAAGGTCGTGGACGCGATCGCGGCCACCAAGACCAACTCCCGCACCGACCGTCCGCTGCAGGACGTCGTGATCGAGTCGGTCGTCATCGAGAACCGATGA